The following are from one region of the Rosistilla carotiformis genome:
- a CDS encoding PfkB family carbohydrate kinase yields the protein MIVGEVLFDNFPDGQSILGGAPFNVAWNLQGFGMEPEFVSAIGDDDAGQRITDRMKSWKMSTAGLQTNEQPTGEVQVTFQDGQPSYEIVPDRAFDFLKMPEFPVTSTGFAMLYLGSLASRNAVSRDTIRQIIADSDLPRFVDINIRMPWFDKKWLHTLLHGAQWVKLSDEELSQLTDTPCKTADEIRAGVQRLSVEFGGEQFFVTCGSRGAYAVTGGELIVADAPNPNPMRDTVGAGDAFAATTIYGLLSGWDLQRTIRTATRFASRVCGLTGATTDDAALYQSVNDGMVT from the coding sequence TTGATCGTTGGCGAAGTGCTGTTTGATAACTTTCCCGATGGCCAGTCGATCTTGGGCGGGGCTCCGTTCAACGTGGCTTGGAATCTGCAAGGCTTTGGAATGGAGCCGGAGTTTGTGTCGGCGATCGGCGATGACGACGCGGGACAGCGAATCACCGACCGGATGAAATCATGGAAGATGTCGACGGCGGGTTTGCAAACCAATGAGCAACCGACCGGCGAAGTTCAGGTTACGTTTCAAGATGGCCAACCGTCGTATGAGATCGTTCCCGATCGGGCATTCGATTTCCTGAAGATGCCCGAGTTTCCAGTCACCTCGACCGGGTTTGCCATGTTGTATCTCGGCAGCTTGGCGAGTCGGAATGCCGTCAGCCGCGACACGATCCGCCAAATTATCGCCGACAGCGACCTACCTCGTTTTGTCGACATCAACATTCGGATGCCATGGTTCGACAAAAAATGGCTGCACACGCTGCTGCATGGAGCGCAATGGGTCAAGTTGAGCGACGAAGAGCTTTCGCAGTTAACCGACACGCCCTGCAAGACCGCCGACGAAATCCGTGCGGGTGTCCAACGTTTGAGCGTCGAGTTTGGTGGGGAACAGTTTTTTGTCACCTGTGGCTCGCGCGGTGCCTACGCCGTCACCGGGGGTGAATTGATCGTTGCCGATGCTCCCAACCCCAATCCGATGCGCGACACCGTGGGGGCTGGCGACGCCTTTGCCGCGACGACCATTTACGGTCTATTGAGCGGTTGGGATTTGCAACGCACAATCCGCACCGCAACACGCTTCGCATCGCGCGTCTGCGGGCTCACTGGGGCAACCACGGACGATGCGGCGCTTTACCAATCGGTGAACGATGGAATGGTTACTTGA
- a CDS encoding ceramidase, producing MEWLLEPARMQFCERTLDGPIKHPADTWTNIGPLVAGIFILIYANRPLARLLGVAAMWTGVASGYFHASNTILGETLDLSGMFMFILSIAALQQQRSDPNRPGNRMLIAIVLVSTLLLTGLSSVSTAFASPMFAVIVVIVVARGLYDSMLTRWAYAMVITFLIAWGFWWLDYMHIVCHPDNHILTGHGLWHLLNGVVFWCAFRHYQSTMPDPATERTEGQLQDD from the coding sequence ATGGAATGGTTACTTGAACCGGCCCGAATGCAGTTTTGCGAACGGACCCTCGACGGACCGATCAAACATCCGGCCGACACGTGGACCAATATCGGTCCTCTGGTCGCCGGTATCTTCATTCTGATCTACGCCAACCGCCCGTTGGCTCGGTTGCTGGGGGTTGCCGCGATGTGGACCGGCGTCGCGTCGGGATATTTCCACGCCTCCAACACGATCCTCGGCGAGACCTTGGATCTCAGCGGGATGTTCATGTTCATCTTGAGCATCGCTGCGCTGCAGCAACAACGCAGCGATCCGAATCGTCCGGGAAACCGGATGTTGATCGCGATCGTCCTAGTCAGCACGCTCCTGCTGACCGGTCTCTCTTCGGTATCAACAGCCTTCGCCAGCCCGATGTTTGCCGTGATCGTGGTGATCGTTGTCGCTCGGGGCCTGTACGACAGCATGCTCACCCGCTGGGCCTACGCGATGGTGATCACGTTTCTGATCGCCTGGGGCTTCTGGTGGTTGGACTACATGCACATCGTCTGCCATCCCGACAATCACATCCTGACCGGACATGGACTCTGGCACCTGCTCAACGGCGTCGTCTTCTGGTGCGCCTTCCGACACTACCAGAGCACGATGCCAGATCCAGCGACCGAGCGAACCGAAGGTCAGCTGCAAGACGATTAG
- a CDS encoding sirohydrochlorin chelatase, with amino-acid sequence MQACTRPGYLLIGHGTRDLGGTQEFLQLGAVLGQLLAPAPVEACFLELQQPTIGEAWQRMVASGVDGIYAMPLLLFAAGHAKRDIPEELQAACDAAIGESRGLPFVQTPPLQCHPKLLELSAIRAQQAIDAAGGVDRARTALVMVGRGSLDDGATAEMYRFSELRGQSLRPAVVRTGFVAMARPDLAAVLDEVAQLPEIDTIVVQPHLLFQGDLNQRVMQMVDVAADRHRDRRWIAVDRLGPDPRLAQALIELAAEID; translated from the coding sequence ATGCAAGCTTGCACGCGGCCGGGTTATCTGTTGATCGGGCATGGAACGCGGGACCTCGGCGGGACGCAGGAGTTCTTGCAGCTGGGGGCGGTGTTGGGCCAGTTGCTCGCTCCAGCACCTGTCGAAGCTTGTTTCTTGGAGCTGCAGCAGCCGACGATCGGCGAGGCATGGCAGCGGATGGTTGCGTCGGGCGTCGACGGCATCTACGCGATGCCGTTGCTGTTGTTTGCTGCGGGGCACGCCAAGCGGGACATCCCCGAGGAGTTGCAGGCGGCTTGCGATGCGGCAATCGGCGAGAGTCGTGGGCTGCCGTTTGTGCAGACGCCGCCGCTGCAGTGCCATCCGAAATTGTTGGAGCTGTCGGCGATTCGAGCTCAGCAGGCGATCGATGCCGCGGGCGGAGTCGATCGGGCGCGGACGGCGCTGGTGATGGTCGGCCGCGGCAGTCTGGACGACGGCGCGACAGCGGAGATGTATCGCTTCAGCGAATTGCGTGGCCAATCGTTGCGGCCGGCGGTCGTTCGCACCGGGTTTGTGGCGATGGCGCGCCCCGATCTCGCTGCGGTGTTGGACGAAGTCGCTCAGCTGCCCGAGATCGATACGATCGTGGTCCAACCCCACTTGCTGTTCCAGGGCGATCTGAACCAACGTGTAATGCAGATGGTCGATGTGGCAGCGGATCGGCATCGGGATCGACGCTGGATCGCCGTCGATCGACTGGGCCCCGACCCGCGGTTGGCTCAGGCCCTGATCGAATTGGCTGCAGAAATCGACTGA
- a CDS encoding platelet-activating factor acetylhydrolase IB subunit, translating to MTSRRMTTVTCFLIAAMLTSVASAQATATKHDAITPVPRDGNWMKRHESMNARVAKGNVDLVFIGDSITQGWEGRGKKVWADFYGDRNAVNLGIGGDRTQHVMWRLDNGNLEGISPKLAVVMIGTNNSGRNKPEEIAEGVTAIIHQLREKTPETKILLLATFPRGATPADAKRQANETSNAIVAKLADNENIFYLDIGDKFLGDDGSLSKEIMPDLLHLSEQGYTIWAESIEPSVSKLMGK from the coding sequence ATGACCTCGCGACGAATGACCACTGTTACTTGTTTTCTGATCGCTGCGATGCTGACCTCGGTCGCAAGCGCTCAAGCCACCGCAACGAAGCACGATGCGATCACTCCCGTACCGCGCGACGGGAATTGGATGAAGCGCCACGAATCGATGAACGCTCGCGTTGCCAAGGGGAACGTCGACCTCGTCTTCATCGGCGACTCGATCACTCAAGGCTGGGAAGGCCGCGGCAAGAAGGTCTGGGCCGATTTCTACGGCGATCGCAACGCTGTCAATCTGGGCATCGGTGGCGATCGCACGCAGCACGTCATGTGGCGGTTGGACAATGGCAACTTGGAAGGGATCTCGCCCAAGTTGGCGGTTGTCATGATCGGCACCAACAACTCCGGCCGCAATAAGCCCGAAGAGATCGCCGAAGGTGTCACCGCGATCATTCACCAATTGCGTGAGAAGACTCCCGAAACGAAGATCCTGTTGCTGGCGACCTTTCCCCGCGGTGCCACGCCAGCTGATGCGAAGCGTCAGGCCAACGAAACAAGCAACGCGATCGTCGCCAAGCTGGCTGACAACGAAAACATTTTCTACTTGGATATCGGCGACAAATTCCTCGGCGACGACGGTTCTCTTTCCAAGGAGATCATGCCCGACCTGCTACACTTGAGTGAACAGGGCTACACGATTTGGGCCGAATCGATCGAGCCGAGCGTCTCCAAGCTGATGGGCAAATAG
- a CDS encoding DUF4332 domain-containing protein has product MLLERLDIDVYGPFGKKNIGPFSNGINAIWGPEGSGKTAIVDFIRGVMLGNQYDRHGATVGRVTWADHRGLYHCQRESDGTHDGRLLIDFSPRDAAYADERYRHYGYHSRRPDAIPPALVDMVVAPDTNETSIARVFEAAASVGFELSHAVNRSSEEIERIKMRLVDIDAQISRDYRGTENRDELEMRRRRLTTELETLERDCVTSEPSLDRQDRGRLEQRLRTSQQESLRLRHYQDDLRESIADIQDEMDRLSQVPHHEPQRWTIAEDYRLQLEDLDAQLVRWRRTLQEVRSLRERLQSSGDAPFYAESTNRGSYRASSDPSSDPYEYLSSLEGRIEHAQRQLDALAGCYTDGYYRYGNDASGQARNLHAMRDELHAIREGLGRRDAHHPHAHFDDELAQLRRCEQELMSAIERLIADRSELMRLASREHGVPMDQLSSAYGDWNPYTDTPHLRDWLVSDHCPPSVGSVDAAIARRQRLQDELTGLRTELQRADDQLATVVRDIDNLQRELLSLPTDRKPVVDSARMAHLRNELAEVRRRLEWLDSLDGLRRERTRLADELQRLEAAGHATQSPLTACANHWLTRLTAGRLRMIELVGPDQVRVDGRRESDISSDDRRTAALAVRMAICCLMNENRTGMPLIVDDPVVHHHDHRSVARTLVEFSAGGNQVVVLTRSQALVDDLSEQGAWTDALPARNNLQNGAASSDLYDVNRFLDMAWRESNGLYDNPSHTPGRGWSPAHNYPRRRTMRGLYEPNHRKESRTGTTIDGETLIGRHFLTPESHIDLAPSVDSVAAARLRGIGVESVGDLLTSNAANIASRIGLAGVSDRTIRRWQIESDLVCRVPGLRPFDARILVGCGVTTPKELAQLHPTELLVKVERFLATDLGRETLRSGTSYELSRITTWIASASRAVLRGHRDGDRQSTRTTRTSTRSRDGELADESRGGRTTRVTRRRRTSSRDGQTGESTSRPLASDHSAFPNPYEHDSVRQRTGSANSYRETYDYDGDGIADLEVEYDYDQHGNRVVRSTKRSSLRNGSGGSSSSSVSGSRSSSRSSSGDSSRDGSSNGRSQRSTRTRVTRTSRGERSERSTVPIDVDSKTRTLRYYLSRESDVVDAPSIGPSMAKRLEKAGVYTVADLLDADPAFVADKLNHRRITTETVRDWQMQSKLMCTSPMLRGHDAQLLVAAEITSVKQLSECNPQWLLDEVTPIARSSEGKRILRGAPLPDLAEVTDWITWAGQRDQVVAA; this is encoded by the coding sequence ATGTTGTTGGAACGCTTAGACATCGACGTCTACGGCCCGTTCGGTAAGAAAAATATCGGGCCATTTTCAAACGGAATCAACGCAATCTGGGGCCCCGAGGGCTCGGGCAAAACTGCGATTGTCGATTTCATTCGCGGCGTGATGCTGGGCAACCAATACGACCGCCACGGTGCAACCGTTGGCCGCGTGACCTGGGCCGATCATCGCGGGCTGTATCATTGCCAACGCGAATCCGACGGCACCCATGATGGCCGGTTGTTGATCGATTTCTCTCCTCGCGACGCCGCTTACGCCGACGAACGCTACCGACATTACGGTTACCATTCGCGCCGTCCCGATGCGATTCCACCGGCGCTTGTCGACATGGTGGTCGCTCCCGATACCAATGAGACGTCGATCGCCCGCGTCTTCGAAGCGGCCGCATCGGTTGGCTTTGAATTGAGCCACGCGGTCAATCGTTCCTCCGAAGAGATCGAACGGATCAAGATGCGCCTGGTCGACATCGACGCGCAGATCAGCCGCGATTACCGTGGAACCGAGAATCGCGACGAACTGGAAATGCGTCGTCGGCGATTGACCACGGAGTTGGAAACTCTGGAACGTGATTGCGTCACCAGCGAACCAAGCTTGGATCGCCAAGATCGTGGCCGGTTGGAACAACGTTTGCGAACATCGCAACAAGAATCGCTCCGTTTGCGTCACTACCAAGACGATCTGCGGGAATCGATCGCCGACATCCAAGACGAGATGGATCGGTTGAGCCAAGTTCCGCACCACGAACCGCAACGCTGGACGATCGCTGAAGATTACCGTTTGCAGTTGGAAGATCTCGACGCCCAACTGGTTCGTTGGCGTCGCACGCTGCAAGAGGTTCGATCGCTTCGCGAGCGTCTACAAAGCTCGGGCGATGCGCCCTTTTACGCGGAATCCACCAACCGTGGTTCGTATCGCGCCAGTAGCGATCCATCCAGCGATCCGTACGAATATTTGAGCAGCCTGGAAGGCCGTATCGAACATGCCCAACGCCAATTGGATGCGTTGGCCGGATGTTATACCGATGGTTATTACCGGTATGGCAACGATGCGTCGGGACAGGCTCGCAACCTGCACGCGATGCGTGACGAATTGCATGCGATCCGTGAAGGCTTGGGGCGTCGCGACGCGCACCATCCGCACGCACACTTCGACGATGAACTCGCTCAACTGCGCCGCTGCGAACAAGAACTGATGTCGGCGATCGAGCGTCTAATCGCCGATCGCAGCGAATTGATGCGACTGGCATCTCGCGAACATGGCGTTCCCATGGACCAGTTGTCGTCGGCGTACGGCGATTGGAATCCGTACACCGACACTCCACATCTGCGCGATTGGTTGGTCAGTGATCATTGCCCACCCAGCGTCGGTTCGGTCGATGCGGCGATCGCGCGTCGCCAGCGTTTGCAAGATGAATTGACCGGGTTGCGGACCGAATTGCAACGTGCCGACGATCAATTGGCGACCGTGGTTCGCGACATCGACAATCTGCAACGCGAGTTGTTGTCCTTGCCGACCGATCGTAAGCCCGTTGTCGATTCCGCTCGGATGGCCCATCTGCGGAACGAACTGGCGGAAGTACGGCGTCGTTTGGAGTGGCTCGATTCGTTGGACGGATTGCGTCGCGAACGAACACGATTGGCCGACGAACTGCAACGTTTAGAAGCCGCTGGTCACGCAACGCAGTCGCCTCTGACCGCGTGTGCAAATCACTGGCTGACGCGATTGACCGCCGGCCGATTGCGAATGATCGAATTGGTGGGCCCCGATCAAGTTCGCGTCGATGGACGCCGTGAATCGGATATCTCGTCGGACGATCGCCGTACCGCAGCGCTCGCCGTTCGGATGGCTATCTGTTGCTTGATGAACGAAAACCGAACGGGGATGCCGTTGATCGTCGACGATCCCGTCGTGCATCACCACGATCACCGTAGCGTCGCCCGCACGCTGGTTGAATTTTCGGCGGGCGGTAACCAAGTCGTTGTGTTGACTCGTTCGCAAGCGTTGGTCGACGATCTGTCGGAGCAGGGTGCTTGGACCGATGCCCTGCCTGCCCGTAACAACTTGCAGAACGGAGCGGCCAGCAGCGACCTGTACGACGTGAATCGCTTCCTCGATATGGCTTGGCGTGAATCGAACGGTTTGTACGACAATCCGTCGCACACGCCCGGCCGTGGCTGGAGCCCCGCTCACAATTATCCGCGGCGCCGCACGATGCGTGGTTTGTACGAACCCAACCATCGCAAGGAATCGCGAACCGGCACAACGATCGACGGGGAAACCTTGATCGGTCGGCACTTTTTGACTCCCGAGAGTCACATCGACTTGGCCCCTTCGGTCGATTCGGTCGCCGCGGCTCGCTTGCGTGGAATCGGTGTCGAATCGGTGGGGGATCTGTTGACCAGCAACGCCGCCAACATCGCATCGCGAATTGGATTGGCTGGCGTTAGCGATCGCACGATCCGCCGCTGGCAGATCGAATCCGATCTGGTCTGCCGCGTTCCCGGCCTGCGTCCTTTCGACGCTCGGATTTTGGTCGGCTGTGGCGTCACGACGCCTAAGGAATTGGCTCAACTGCATCCAACCGAGTTGTTGGTGAAAGTCGAACGCTTCCTGGCGACCGATTTGGGACGCGAGACGCTCCGCAGCGGAACCAGTTACGAATTGTCGCGAATCACGACGTGGATCGCTTCGGCCAGTCGCGCCGTCCTACGCGGTCATCGCGATGGCGATCGTCAGTCGACGCGAACCACACGGACCTCGACACGCAGCCGTGACGGTGAACTCGCCGATGAGTCGCGTGGTGGGCGAACGACCCGCGTCACCCGCCGTCGTCGCACCTCGTCGCGAGATGGGCAAACCGGTGAAAGCACCAGCCGTCCGTTGGCAAGCGATCATTCGGCGTTCCCGAATCCGTACGAACACGATTCGGTTCGTCAGCGGACCGGTTCGGCAAACAGCTATCGAGAAACTTACGACTACGATGGTGATGGAATCGCCGACTTGGAAGTCGAATACGATTACGATCAACACGGCAATCGCGTGGTCCGCAGCACCAAGCGTTCCAGTTTGCGAAACGGTTCGGGCGGCAGCAGTTCGTCTTCCGTGTCGGGTAGCCGATCGTCTTCCCGTTCGAGCAGCGGGGACAGTAGCCGCGATGGTTCGTCCAACGGGCGAAGCCAACGTTCGACGCGGACTCGCGTCACGCGCACCAGTCGCGGCGAGCGATCGGAGCGATCGACCGTCCCGATCGATGTCGATAGCAAGACGCGGACTCTGCGGTATTACTTGAGCCGGGAGAGCGACGTTGTCGACGCTCCTTCGATTGGCCCATCGATGGCGAAGCGATTGGAGAAGGCGGGAGTCTATACGGTTGCCGATCTGTTGGATGCCGATCCGGCGTTTGTCGCCGACAAATTGAACCATCGCCGGATCACGACCGAAACGGTTCGCGATTGGCAGATGCAATCCAAGCTGATGTGCACTTCTCCGATGCTGCGTGGCCACGACGCCCAGTTGTTGGTCGCTGCGGAAATCACCAGCGTCAAGCAATTGAGCGAGTGCAATCCACAGTGGTTGTTGGACGAAGTCACGCCGATCGCTCGCAGCAGCGAAGGGAAGCGAATCCTGCGTGGTGCTCCGCTGCCCGATTTGGCGGAAGTCACCGACTGGATCACCTGGGCCGGCCAACGCGACCAAGTTGTCGCCGCCTAA
- a CDS encoding sugar phosphate isomerase/epimerase family protein — protein MPDLSIEDAVEIADDLEFAAVEIDLHEDGGHIRPSEILDNADTAYHRVRLSHRLDIASFSIRLQSTGNEHYEQFAELCKFAKMCKVVTLTVPSAELGTPFNEEVEHLQRLVDVAETEGCRVAVRTQIGRLSEDPDTLMVLCDNVHGLGITLDPSVFMCGPCSNKSLDRIMKYVFHVHLRDSKPDAFQVSVGQGDLDYAKLIGQLSHEKYDRAFSIHMTPIDGLDHRVELRKLRRLTESLL, from the coding sequence ATGCCCGATTTGTCAATTGAAGACGCGGTGGAGATCGCGGACGATTTGGAATTTGCGGCCGTTGAAATCGACCTGCACGAAGATGGAGGGCACATTCGTCCGAGCGAAATCCTTGACAATGCCGACACCGCCTACCATCGGGTGCGTTTGTCGCACCGGTTGGATATCGCCAGCTTCAGTATCCGCTTGCAATCGACCGGCAACGAACACTACGAACAGTTCGCCGAGCTATGCAAGTTCGCGAAGATGTGCAAAGTCGTCACGCTGACGGTCCCTTCGGCGGAACTAGGCACTCCGTTTAATGAAGAAGTCGAGCATCTGCAACGACTGGTCGATGTCGCGGAAACCGAAGGCTGCCGCGTCGCCGTGCGAACGCAGATCGGTCGGTTGAGCGAAGATCCCGACACGTTGATGGTTCTGTGCGACAACGTGCACGGTTTGGGGATCACCCTGGACCCGAGCGTCTTCATGTGCGGTCCTTGCAGCAACAAGAGCCTCGACCGGATCATGAAGTACGTCTTCCACGTCCACTTGCGCGATTCGAAGCCCGATGCGTTTCAAGTGAGCGTCGGCCAGGGGGACCTTGATTACGCCAAGCTGATCGGCCAACTTTCGCACGAAAAATACGACCGCGCATTCAGCATCCACATGACTCCGATCGATGGTTTGGACCACCGCGTGGAGTTGCGAAAACTGCGTCGCTTGACCGAATCGTTACTGTAA
- a CDS encoding alpha/beta hydrolase: MKLTFAEWCKMPAEEIANRSQMESESQHETAPAGRPYRNWARRCVRMSIAVVVGLYLAMLLMLTWLETSLVYPAPAVAAANWNRPDLQFEDVNFTSADGTALHGWYFAHPQPRAQLLFCHGNAQQVADLGDWISELRDLYQVSIFVFDYRGYGKSQGQPTETGVLQDGEAAQRWLAQRAGIADDEVIVWGLSLGGGIATHLASDLGAKALILDRTFHSIVELAQSIYPWAPIRWLMRNRYPSVERIQNYRGPLLQIHGPIDEIVPFTSGKQLFDACPSQDKRFLELQNFGHLDSPTAEFYAAVGELIDSVADPRETSSAAE; encoded by the coding sequence ATGAAGCTAACGTTCGCCGAGTGGTGCAAGATGCCAGCTGAAGAGATCGCAAACCGGTCGCAAATGGAATCCGAATCGCAACACGAAACCGCTCCCGCTGGGCGGCCGTATCGGAATTGGGCACGTCGCTGTGTCCGGATGTCGATCGCCGTCGTCGTGGGACTTTACCTGGCGATGCTGCTGATGTTGACCTGGCTGGAAACCTCGTTGGTCTACCCCGCCCCCGCGGTTGCGGCGGCGAATTGGAATCGTCCCGACCTGCAATTCGAAGACGTGAACTTTACGTCGGCCGATGGCACCGCATTGCACGGTTGGTATTTTGCGCATCCGCAGCCGAGGGCTCAGCTGCTGTTTTGCCACGGCAATGCGCAACAGGTGGCCGATCTGGGGGACTGGATTTCGGAGCTGCGCGATCTCTACCAGGTTTCGATCTTCGTGTTCGATTATCGCGGCTACGGCAAGAGTCAGGGGCAACCGACGGAAACGGGAGTGCTTCAAGACGGCGAGGCCGCGCAGCGGTGGCTGGCCCAGCGGGCAGGGATCGCCGACGACGAAGTGATCGTGTGGGGGCTCAGTCTTGGTGGTGGAATCGCCACACATCTGGCGTCGGATCTGGGCGCGAAGGCGTTGATCCTCGACCGGACGTTCCATTCGATCGTCGAACTGGCACAGTCGATTTATCCATGGGCGCCGATCCGTTGGCTGATGCGCAACCGCTATCCATCGGTCGAGCGGATCCAGAACTATCGCGGTCCCCTGTTGCAAATCCACGGTCCGATCGATGAGATCGTGCCATTTACGTCGGGCAAGCAACTGTTCGACGCTTGCCCTTCCCAGGACAAACGCTTCCTAGAGCTGCAGAATTTTGGGCATCTTGATTCTCCCACGGCCGAATTTTACGCGGCCGTAGGTGAACTGATCGATTCGGTTGCCGACCCGCGAGAAACTTCGTCGGCCGCCGAGTGA
- the mtnA gene encoding S-methyl-5-thioribose-1-phosphate isomerase produces MSNPVKIEPLSWQQETTGFLRLIDQTRLPTELVEIDCRSVEQVWTAIKRLSVRGAPAIGVAAAYGVCIGAAETTRQSVDQAKQQAHAAADYLATSRPTAVNLFWALDRMRQVIDRDGFDQTDAFLEALLAEARAIHQQDRDTCHAIGRNGAPLIAAAKNVLTHCNAGALATAEYGTALAVIYSAHDSGQSLHVFADETRPLLQGARLTAWELQQHGVPVTVICDSMAACVMKEGRVDAVIVGADRIAANGDACNKIGTYGLSVLAKHHNIPFYVAAPCSTFDLTLASGDLIPIEQRADYEISEAFGKRTVPEGVDVYNPAFDVAPAELITAIITDRGVIDPVDEANVRRVVQDAS; encoded by the coding sequence ATGAGCAACCCCGTCAAGATCGAGCCCCTTTCCTGGCAGCAGGAGACGACCGGCTTTCTTCGTTTGATCGACCAAACGCGTTTGCCGACCGAGCTTGTCGAAATCGATTGCCGATCGGTCGAACAGGTTTGGACAGCGATCAAACGGCTGTCGGTCCGTGGGGCCCCCGCGATCGGTGTTGCTGCGGCCTACGGCGTTTGCATCGGCGCGGCGGAAACGACGCGGCAGAGCGTCGATCAGGCGAAGCAGCAGGCTCACGCCGCGGCCGACTATTTGGCGACCAGCCGGCCGACAGCTGTCAATTTGTTCTGGGCCTTGGACCGCATGCGGCAAGTGATAGACCGCGACGGTTTCGATCAGACCGATGCGTTTTTGGAAGCTCTCCTGGCCGAAGCGCGTGCGATCCATCAACAGGATCGCGACACCTGTCACGCGATCGGCCGGAATGGTGCCCCGTTGATCGCCGCGGCGAAAAATGTGCTGACGCATTGCAACGCCGGGGCGCTCGCGACCGCGGAATACGGCACGGCGTTGGCGGTGATCTATTCGGCTCACGATTCGGGGCAATCGCTGCACGTCTTCGCCGACGAGACGCGGCCGTTGTTGCAGGGAGCGCGTTTGACGGCGTGGGAGCTGCAGCAGCATGGCGTCCCGGTGACGGTGATCTGCGATTCGATGGCAGCTTGTGTGATGAAAGAGGGACGCGTCGACGCGGTGATCGTCGGCGCCGATCGGATCGCGGCCAATGGTGATGCGTGCAACAAAATTGGAACGTATGGATTGTCGGTGCTCGCCAAGCATCACAACATTCCGTTTTACGTTGCCGCACCGTGCAGCACGTTTGATCTCACACTGGCTAGCGGCGATTTGATCCCGATCGAGCAACGCGCCGACTACGAGATCTCCGAAGCATTTGGCAAGCGAACGGTCCCCGAAGGGGTCGATGTCTACAATCCGGCGTTTGATGTCGCGCCGGCGGAACTGATCACCGCCATCATCACCGATCGTGGCGTGATCGATCCGGTGGATGAAGCTAACGTTCGCCGAGTGGTGCAAGATGCCAGCTGA
- a CDS encoding prenyltransferase/squalene oxidase repeat-containing protein yields MCCRSSLALLALLFATATPASAADSSFERDEIDRAVDKAVLFLVGKQRADGAIVDRSHDTTMTSLAIMALASVGHLPGDPTPAGEAVTKGLAYVLADGRQDDEGYYGRHDGSRMYGHGITTLMLTEMLGMGTDPAQDQLIHDRCQAAIDLILKSQKHQKSQENQGGWRYTPTSNDADLSVSVWQLMALRSAKNDGLQVPGSAIDDAVDYLKRSYTAKLDRNGLPDAEKPAGFSYTPGQRHASFTMTAAGLLAMQVCGQYDSPLVAGAADWLLEHPPKQNERFFHYGTYYYAQGMYQRGGEYAKEAEQNVAKVLLPRQLGDGSWLAEGGDEKRIGHVYSTSLAMLTLSVKYHYLPIYQK; encoded by the coding sequence ATGTGTTGTCGATCGTCACTTGCCCTGCTGGCGTTGCTGTTTGCAACCGCAACTCCAGCCTCTGCGGCAGACTCCAGTTTTGAGCGAGACGAAATCGACCGCGCCGTCGACAAGGCCGTTCTTTTTTTGGTCGGCAAGCAACGAGCCGATGGAGCGATTGTCGATCGCAGCCACGACACCACGATGACCTCCTTGGCGATCATGGCGTTGGCTTCGGTCGGACATCTGCCGGGCGATCCAACTCCCGCTGGCGAAGCGGTCACCAAGGGGTTGGCTTACGTGCTTGCCGACGGGCGTCAGGATGATGAAGGCTATTATGGTCGGCACGATGGATCGCGGATGTACGGCCACGGCATCACGACGCTGATGCTGACCGAGATGCTGGGGATGGGAACCGACCCGGCGCAAGACCAATTGATCCACGACCGCTGTCAGGCGGCGATCGATCTGATTTTGAAGTCGCAGAAGCATCAGAAGAGTCAAGAGAACCAAGGGGGCTGGCGCTACACGCCCACGTCCAACGATGCCGATCTTTCGGTTTCGGTATGGCAGTTGATGGCGCTGCGATCGGCGAAGAACGACGGATTGCAGGTACCCGGCAGCGCGATCGACGATGCGGTCGACTACTTGAAGCGATCGTACACGGCCAAGTTGGATCGGAACGGGCTGCCCGACGCTGAGAAGCCGGCGGGCTTCAGCTACACTCCCGGCCAACGCCACGCCAGCTTCACAATGACCGCCGCCGGATTGTTGGCGATGCAGGTTTGCGGTCAATACGATTCGCCGCTGGTCGCGGGGGCTGCCGATTGGTTGTTGGAACATCCGCCCAAACAGAACGAACGCTTTTTCCACTACGGCACCTACTATTACGCCCAAGGGATGTATCAACGTGGTGGCGAGTATGCCAAGGAGGCGGAGCAGAATGTTGCCAAGGTCCTGTTGCCGCGGCAGCTGGGAGACGGATCGTGGTTAGCCGAAGGGGGCGATGAGAAGCGGATCGGTCACGTCTATTCGACTTCGTTGGCGATGTTGACGCTGTCGGTGAAGTACCATTATCTGCCGATCTATCAGAAGTAA